The following coding sequences lie in one Spinacia oleracea cultivar Varoflay chromosome 1, BTI_SOV_V1, whole genome shotgun sequence genomic window:
- the LOC110796283 gene encoding protein PLASTID TRANSCRIPTIONALLY ACTIVE 14 isoform X2, whose amino-acid sequence MTSHSISMASTILLHHSPHRFLSNFQLCSFNNGFPTARKPNSTVSTSENTLRPVKSLVETSSFPLFQEPQIVETTSEMNLADPDFYKIGYVRSFRAYGVEFREGPDGFGVFASKDIEPLRRARMIMEIPLELMLTISKRLPWMFFPDIVPVGHPIFDIINSTDPKTDWDLRLACLLLLAFDQEDNFWQLYGDFLPSADECTSLLLATEEDLLELQDESLELTMREQQHRCLEFWEKNWHSAAPLKIKRLARDPKIFMWAASIAQTRCINMEMRIGALIQDANVLVPYADMLNHSFQPNCFFHWRFKDRMLEVMINPGSRIKKGEEMTVNYLSGQQNNIFMQRFGFSSAVNPWDAICFSGDSRIHLDTFLSVFNITGLRQEYYYNSKSAKEGDSFVDGAVIAAARTLPTWSDRDVPIIPSVERKAAKELQEQCHEILAKYPTTAKQDQQILDATEDGRRTLEAAIKYRLHRKLFIGKVIDALEIYQDRILF is encoded by the exons ATGACTTCACATTCCATTTCCATGGCTTCCACCATTCTTCTTCACCACTCTCCTCACCGCTTCCTCTCCAATTTTCAG CTTTGTAGTTTCAACAATGGCTTCCCAACTGCAAGAAAGCCGAATTCTACAGTTAGCACTTCAGAAAACACACTCCGACCCGTCAAATCTTTGGTTGAGACTTCTTCATTTCCGTTGTTTCAAGAACCCCAAATCGTAGAAACTACTTCCGAG ATGAATTTAGCAGACCCGGATTTCTATAAGATAGGATATGTTCGAAGTTTTAGAGCTTATGGTGTTGAATTCAGAGAGGGCCCTGATGGGTTTGGTGTCTTTGCTTCTAAAGATATTGAGCCGCTTCGTCGTGCGCGG ATGATAATGGAAATTCCGTTGGAACTGATGTTAACAATTAGCAAAAGGCTCCCATGGATGTTCTTTCCAGATATCGTGCCAGTTGGCCATCCCATATTCGATATTATAAACTCCACCGATCCGAAG ACAGACTGGGACTTGAGGTTGGCATGCCTTCTTTTGCTTGCTTTTGACCAGGAGGACAACTTCTGGCAATTATATGGTGACTTCTTGCCAAGTGCTGACGAGTGCACTAGCTTACTTCTTGCAACTGAG GAGGATCTTTTGGAGTTGCAGGACGAAAGTTTGGAGCTAACAATGAGAGAACAACAACATCGTTGCCTAGAGTTTTGGGAAAAGAACTGG CATTCTGCTGCACCTCTCAAAATAAAGCGTTTGGCACGTGATCCTAAGATATTCATGTGGGCTGCTAGTATCGCTCAAACGCGTTGCATAAACATGGAGATGAGAATTGGTGCCCTAATACAAGATGCAAATGTTTTGGTTCCTTATGCCG ATATGTTAAACCACTCTTTTCAGCCCAATTGTTTTTTCCATTGGCGTTTTAAAGACCGGATGCTCGAGGTTATGATAAATCCTGGAAGTAGGATAAAGAAAGGGGAGGAG ATGACTGTAAACTACCTGAGTGGACAGCAGAACAATATATTTATGCAAAGATTTGGGTTCTCCTCAGCTGTG AACCCTTGGGATGCCATATGTTTCTCTGGTGATTCCCGGATACATTTGGATACATTCTTGTCTGTCTTCAACATTACTGGTCTTCGACAAGAATATTATTACAATA GTAAATCAGCAAAAGAAGGAGATAGTTTTGTTGATGGAGCAGTCATTGCTGCAGCTAGAACATTGCCCACTTGGTCAGATAGAGATGTGCCGATTATTCCTAGTGTAGAAAGAAAGGCAGCAAAGGAGTTACAGGAACAATGCCATGAAATTCTTGCCAAATATCCCACAACAGCTAAGCAGGATCAACAGATTTTAG ATGCTACAGAGGATGGTCGAAGAACACTGGAAGCTGCAATCAA GTACCGATTGCATCGGAAATTGTTTATAGGGAAGGTCATTGATGCTTTGGAGATTTATCAGGACAGAATTTTGTTTTAA
- the LOC110796283 gene encoding protein PLASTID TRANSCRIPTIONALLY ACTIVE 14 isoform X1 produces MTSHSISMASTILLHHSPHRFLSNFQLCSFNNGFPTARKPNSTVSTSENTLRPVKSLVETSSFPLFQEPQIVETTSEMNLADPDFYKIGYVRSFRAYGVEFREGPDGFGVFASKDIEPLRRARMIMEIPLELMLTISKRLPWMFFPDIVPVGHPIFDIINSTDPKTDWDLRLACLLLLAFDQEDNFWQLYGDFLPSADECTSLLLATEEDLLELQDESLELTMREQQHRCLEFWEKNWHSAAPLKIKRLARDPKIFMWAASIAQTRCINMEMRIGALIQDANVLVPYADMLNHSFQPNCFFHWRFKDRMLEVMINPGSRIKKGEEMTVNYLSGQQNNIFMQRFGFSSAVNPWDAICFSGDSRIHLDTFLSVFNITGLRQEYYYNTGKSAKEGDSFVDGAVIAAARTLPTWSDRDVPIIPSVERKAAKELQEQCHEILAKYPTTAKQDQQILDATEDGRRTLEAAIKYRLHRKLFIGKVIDALEIYQDRILF; encoded by the exons ATGACTTCACATTCCATTTCCATGGCTTCCACCATTCTTCTTCACCACTCTCCTCACCGCTTCCTCTCCAATTTTCAG CTTTGTAGTTTCAACAATGGCTTCCCAACTGCAAGAAAGCCGAATTCTACAGTTAGCACTTCAGAAAACACACTCCGACCCGTCAAATCTTTGGTTGAGACTTCTTCATTTCCGTTGTTTCAAGAACCCCAAATCGTAGAAACTACTTCCGAG ATGAATTTAGCAGACCCGGATTTCTATAAGATAGGATATGTTCGAAGTTTTAGAGCTTATGGTGTTGAATTCAGAGAGGGCCCTGATGGGTTTGGTGTCTTTGCTTCTAAAGATATTGAGCCGCTTCGTCGTGCGCGG ATGATAATGGAAATTCCGTTGGAACTGATGTTAACAATTAGCAAAAGGCTCCCATGGATGTTCTTTCCAGATATCGTGCCAGTTGGCCATCCCATATTCGATATTATAAACTCCACCGATCCGAAG ACAGACTGGGACTTGAGGTTGGCATGCCTTCTTTTGCTTGCTTTTGACCAGGAGGACAACTTCTGGCAATTATATGGTGACTTCTTGCCAAGTGCTGACGAGTGCACTAGCTTACTTCTTGCAACTGAG GAGGATCTTTTGGAGTTGCAGGACGAAAGTTTGGAGCTAACAATGAGAGAACAACAACATCGTTGCCTAGAGTTTTGGGAAAAGAACTGG CATTCTGCTGCACCTCTCAAAATAAAGCGTTTGGCACGTGATCCTAAGATATTCATGTGGGCTGCTAGTATCGCTCAAACGCGTTGCATAAACATGGAGATGAGAATTGGTGCCCTAATACAAGATGCAAATGTTTTGGTTCCTTATGCCG ATATGTTAAACCACTCTTTTCAGCCCAATTGTTTTTTCCATTGGCGTTTTAAAGACCGGATGCTCGAGGTTATGATAAATCCTGGAAGTAGGATAAAGAAAGGGGAGGAG ATGACTGTAAACTACCTGAGTGGACAGCAGAACAATATATTTATGCAAAGATTTGGGTTCTCCTCAGCTGTG AACCCTTGGGATGCCATATGTTTCTCTGGTGATTCCCGGATACATTTGGATACATTCTTGTCTGTCTTCAACATTACTGGTCTTCGACAAGAATATTATTACAATA CAGGTAAATCAGCAAAAGAAGGAGATAGTTTTGTTGATGGAGCAGTCATTGCTGCAGCTAGAACATTGCCCACTTGGTCAGATAGAGATGTGCCGATTATTCCTAGTGTAGAAAGAAAGGCAGCAAAGGAGTTACAGGAACAATGCCATGAAATTCTTGCCAAATATCCCACAACAGCTAAGCAGGATCAACAGATTTTAG ATGCTACAGAGGATGGTCGAAGAACACTGGAAGCTGCAATCAA GTACCGATTGCATCGGAAATTGTTTATAGGGAAGGTCATTGATGCTTTGGAGATTTATCAGGACAGAATTTTGTTTTAA
- the LOC110796281 gene encoding protein CHROMATIN REMODELING 4, producing the protein MKEKGPTANNVISRNWVLKRKRKKLPYGPDVSVSKGKKEDLPAESAGVPCSTKDLQDTEKRLHRLKSKRRGNDGYFYECVICDLGGNLLCCDSCPRTYHLECLDPPLKRIPNGKWQCPTCLQKIDSSDSISPQDLMPKRSRTINLSDKLKDGDKPSGTFKVSQFLGRSIGKKRSSSKRKSGLRDGGQSVKKLESPRIDGSSCSRMGPVSHDGSLGVSSPCESADGEKKLRTATQDIEKISDSSAADRKSNCLVEDKLSLPMHTNPELKSETVKGTDVMSDKIQCTAKNIATALGVVSEARKRKHKPSKDGNKKKSKISNGEHSVNKGQKNISNAHFPSPKINKPQRKRRSVHHRLSASQENAVSEKIESQHEEVRPREAGGLPKKEDTGPDKLQSFEENSYEEELQVDRVLGCRVQEDKTLPRCQNSDLMPSDVLYGESHLSKNRMSTPDYKVSSELVEDDPEDPSAVQCQTVEGCLVDDSLGDTLQVYKRTISKECKGDRVAEVEIKLGSSFVTGKDQFKPELSNDIFPAPQSLEDQTEARNLVADDGSCNKKVSMSTLMESELLDGEHISYEFLVKWVGKSHIHNRWIPESRLKVLAKRKLDNYKTKYGTAEINLFEERWKQPQRVIALRSSKGGTTEAFVKWMGLSYDECTWEGTDEPVIRNNLHLIDQFNQFERQTLEKDAEKNAFSRKGGLQQNEVVALAEQPEELKGGSLFPHQLEALNWLRRCWHRSKNVILADEMGLGKTVSACAFMASLYFEFKVKLPCLVLVPLSTMPNWMAEFTSWAPDLNVVEYHGNVKGRTLIRQYEWHARYPNNLHQKSVAYKFNVLLTSYEMILADSSHLRGIPWEVLIVDEGHRLKNSSSKLFSMLNSFSFQHRVLLTGTPLQNNLGELYNLLNFLQSASFPSLASFEEKFTDLADADRVEELKKLVAPHMLRRLKKDAMQNIPPKTERMVPVELSSIQAEYYRAMLTKNYQILRNIGKGVPQQSMLNIVMQLRKVCNHPYLIPGTEPDSGSAEFLHEMRIKASAKLTVLHSMLKLLHKDGHRVLIFSQMTKLLDILEDYLNVEFGSKSFERVDGSVSVADRQASIARFNQDKSRFVFLLSTRSCGLGINLATADTVIIYDSDFNPHADIQAMNRAHRIGQSKRLLVYRLVVRASVEERILQLAKKKLMLDQLFVNKSGSQKEVEDILRWGTEELFSDSSVKSIGENDVSKDETVPETEQRSKRRVGGLGDVYQDKCTEGSSKIIWDENAILKLLDRSNLQSGLMDNAEADAENDVLGSVKSVEWVDEPVDEEGKIESTLVIIDDVSAPSSEKKEEVSVAEESEWDRLLRVRWEKYQNEEEASLGRGKRLRKAVSYREAFASHPNETLNETGAEDTREPEPEPEREYTPAGRVFKAKYARLRARQKNRLAQRKALEELSFVGGPPKSELHSECPPYNLEEKEGASRSVKPYGEEATSFDLENTKSSELEVRNSCTGTSQKAGKLLKLKIDDYHNSSVKIHGNTSLNVVSGQSMGANLSNSAAAVLGLCAPNACQPESTYRNISRLRENRQGYQSDFLSSKSACSGTFIKKDGMGLETATGKLKLPEASSEFTPHYLKNRFHDNYFPLPMCPPPFLQQKFPDGLESSSASPADFLEKLGLPKLPFNDKMMSTFPLPPKTLQSTAPDFLGNLSLGGRDDSANVHPPATVPFLPNSKLPLHDFPYSNPQELDMLPTLSLGHKPNAYPSIPENHRKVLENIAMRTAAGTSNLLKRTSKTDGWSEDELDSLWIGVRRYGRGNWDAMRRDPRLKFSKYKSPNDLASRWEAEQQKILDASPGTRSMKHAKSHMAAHFPSFSDGMMARAMHGSRLAGPIKFQSHLTDMKLGFGDFLANFRPFEPSNYPGFVDENHAPFQTLGAGTFSARFRGDPSTILSDVHGTSPNVHMESQGPHSAFGPGNPTALGFNSSNGYAIRSEDELDVHAHQKLRCQLDSSVKAPHDPNKDACSSEPGSTLFCHSNNGSNLSSFKGKEVATDSSSSKDRLPHWLRDAVGAPSKTPDGKLPPTVSAIAESVRLLYAEEKPSIPPFVAPGPPPSQPEDPRKSLKKKKKRRHHMLGLIPTEIAGSSQDFHERSAGDCLASKSAPIQSSLPTLPSNVEFTNPSSALLLDSIGKTSCGLTPFPEKLQPVASCGTPGPCVPQNSCVEPTNSSSLLLDPIGNVSSELTPSSEVLQPVASCGNPGSCVPQNSCVDPRNHSPPLLSQPIGKASCGVAPSPEVLQLVASPGSCVLPNSCVTLVLDPIEKTSCGPSPEVLQLVASCGAPSPCVPQNPCLDQEETKDAMVKSPGTRNPCLASSAYLDNKQHQPQELNQEEITHAAVNSPGTQNPCLSSDFLDNKQHHPHELYQEGSKDAMANSQPGVTADHSGDFGKTQSDLPRVNEPEGGDVCGDVSSEKTVSNQT; encoded by the exons ATGAAGGAAAAAGGCCCAACAGCTAATAATGTGATTAGTCGAAACTGGGTGTTGAAACGCAAGCGTAAGAAACTTCCATATGGACCAGATGTATCTGTTAGCAAAGGTAAAAAGGAGGATTTGCCGGCTGAATCTGCTGGAGTTCCTTGCTCAACAAAAGACTTGCAGGATACTGAAAAAAGGCTTCATCGTTTGAAGTCTAAGAGAAGAGGAAATGATGGG TATTTTTACGAATGTGTGATCTGTGATCTCGGAGGAAACTTGCTGTGCTGTGACAGCTGTCCAAGAACTTACCATCTTGAATGCCTTGATCCGCCTCTTAAG CGTATTCCAAATGGGAAGTGGCAGTGTCCCACCTGCTTGCAGAAAATTGATTCATCAGATTCTATCAGCCCCCAAGATTTGATGCCAAAACGTTCTAGGACAATCAATCTATCTGATAAACTGAAAGATGGAGACAAACCCTCTGGAACTTTCAAAGTGTCTCAGTTTCTTGGGAGGTCCATCGGGAAAAAAAGATCATCCAGCAAAAGGAAATCTGGTTTGCGTGACGGAGGCCAGTCTGTAAAGAAGCTTGAGTCTCCAAGAATTGATGGTTCAAGCTGTAGCAGGATGGGACCAGTGTCTCATGATGGTTCTTTGGGTGTTTCCTCGCCATGCGAAAGTGCAGATGGTGAAAAGAAACTTCGTACGGCTACCCAGGACATTGAAAAGATTTCTGATTCATCTGCAGCTGACAGGAAGTCTAACTGTCTGGTGGAAGATAAACTATCCCTTCCTATGCATACTAATCCTGAGCTGAAGAGTGAAACCGTCAAAGGTACGGATGTTATGTCTGATAAAATTCAGTGCACTGCAAAGAATATTGCAACTGCATTAGGAGTTGTTTCGGAAGCTCGCAAAAGAAAGCATAAACCTAGTAAGGATGGTAACAAGAAAAAATCTAAGATATCTAATGGGGAGCATTCAGTAAACAAAGGTCAGAAGAATATATCAAATGCACATTTTCCTTCTCCAAAGATTAATAAGCCACAGAGAAAACGTCGTTCTGTTCATCACAGACTTTCTGCTTCTCAGGAGAATGCTGTGTCAGAAAAGATAGAAAGTCAGCATGAGGAG GTACGTCCAAGGGAAGCAGGGGGGTTGCCTAAAAAAGAGGACACCGGGCCTGATAAGTTACAATCATTTGAAGAAAACTCTTATGAAGAAGAATTACAA GTTGATCGAGTTCTGGGATGCAGAGTGCAGGAAGATAAAACGCTTCCCCGTTGTCAAAATTCTGATTTAATGCCAAGTGATGTGTTGTATGGTGAATCACACCTTTCCAAAAATCGAATGAGCACCCCAGATTATAAAGTGAGTTCAGAGCTTGTAGAAGATGATCCCGAAGATCCTTCTGCAGTGCAGTGTCAAACAGTTGAGGGGTGTCTTGTGGATGATTCTTTAGGAGATACATTACAGGTATACAAAAGAACTATTTCTAAGGAATGCAAAGGAGATAGAGTGGCTGAAGTAGAGATAAAATTAGGTTCTAGCTTTGTCACTGGTAAAGATCAATTCAAACCAGAACTTTCAAATGACATTTTCCCAGCACCTCAATCATTAGAAGACCAAACCGAGGCAAGAAATTTAGTTGCAGATGATGGTAGTTGCAACAAGAAGGTCTCGATGTCTACTTTGATGGAATCTGAATTATTGGACGGAGAACATATCTCTTATGAATTTTTAGTAAAGTGGGTTGGCAAATCTCATATTCATAATCGCTGGATTCCTGAGTCTAGGCTGAAAGTGTTGGCCAAGAGAAAGCTAGATAACTACAAGACAAAGTACGGGACTGCAGAGATAAATCTCTTTGAGGAGAGATGGAAACAGCCCCAGCGGGTGATAGCACTTCGGTCATCTAAAGGTGGTACAACTGAAGCTTTTGTCAAATGGATGGGTCTCTCGTACGATGAATGCACTTGGGAGGGGACAGATGAGCCTGTAATCAGAAACAATTTGCATTTGATTGATCAATTCAATCAGTTCGAGCGCCAAACGCTGGAGAAAGATGCTGAAAAAAACGCTTTCTCTAGGAAGGGTGGTTTACAACAAAATGAGGTTGTCGCTCTTGCTGAGCAGCCCGAAGAGCTCAAAGGTGGTTCACTCTTTCCACACCAGCTAGAAGCTCTAAATTGGTTGCGCAGATGTTGGCACAGATCTAAAAATGTTATTCTTGCTGATGAGATGGGCCTTGGGAAGACAGTATCTGCTTGTGCCTTCATGGCATCTTTATACTTTGAGTTTAAAGTAAAGCTTCCTTGTCTTGTCTTGGTGCCTCTTTCGACAATGCCGAACTGGATGGCGGAGTTCACTTCATGGGCTCCAGATTTGAATGTAGTGGAGTATCATGGAAATGTTAAAGGAAGGACTTTAATTCGTCAATATGAATGGCATGCCAGATATCCAAATAATTTGCATCAGAAAAGCGTGGCCTACAAATTTAATGTTCTTCTAACAAGTTATGAGATGATTCTGGCCGATTCCTCTCATTTACGAGGAATTCCTTGGGAAGTTCTTATTGTTGACGAGGGGCATCGACTTAAGAATTCTAGCAGTAAGCTTTTTAGCATGCTAAACAGCTTTTCCTTTCAGCACCGTGTCCTATTAACTGGGACCCCTCTTCAAAACAACTTAGGAGAGCTGTACAACTTACTTAATTTTCTGCAGTCAGCTTCATTCCCTTCTTTGGCATCCTTTGAGGAAAAATTTACGGATCTTGCAGACGCTGACAGGGTGGAGGAACTCAAGAAACTCGTTGCTCCTCATATGCTTAGAAGGCTGAAGAAAGATGCAATGCAGAATATTCCACCTAAGACTGAAAGAATGGTCCCTGTCGAGCTGTCTTCTATCCAGGCTGAATACTATCGCGCAATGTTAACAAAGAATTACCAGATTTTAAGGAATATCGGGAAAGGGGTTCCTCAACAATCAATGCTTAACATTGTCATGCAACTGCGAAAAGTTTGCAACCATCCATATCTTATCCCTGGCACTGAACCTGATTCTGGATCAGCGGAATTCCTTCACGAAATGAGGATAAAGGCTTCAGCTAAGCTAACGGTCTTGCACTCAATGCTGAAATTATTACATAAAGACGGCCATAGAGTTCTAATATTTTCACAGATGACAAAGCTTCTAGATATTCTAGAAGAttatttgaatgttgaatttgggTCCAAATCATTTGAGAGAGTTGATGGTTCTGTTTCAGTAGCTGATCGTCAAGCATCAATTGCACGCTTCAATCAAGATAAAAGTCgatttgtgttcttgttgtCAACAAGGTCTTGTGGCCTTGGAATCAATTTGGCAACAGCTGACACTGTAATAATTTATGACTCAGATTTCAATCCACATGCAGACATTCAAGCAATGAACCGTGCTCATCGAATCGGGCAATCAAAGAGACTTCTGGTTTATAGGCTTGTAGTTCGTGCCAGTGTTGAAGAGCGTATCTTGCAGCTAGCAAAGAAAAAGCTAATGCTGGATCAGCTTTTTGTAAATAAGTCTGGATCTCAAAAGGAGGTGGAGGATATACTGCGTTGGGGAACTGAAGAACTTTTTAGTGATTCTTCTGTAAAGAGCATTGGTGAAAATGATGTGAGCAAGGACGAAACAGTTCCAGAAACAGAGCAAAGAAGTAAACGAAGAGTTGGTGGCCTTGGAGATGTTTACCAAGATAAATGTACAGAAGGAAGCAGTAAAATTATTTGGGATGAGAATGCCATCTTGAAACTGCTTGACCGTTCAAACCTTCAATCTGGATTAATGGATAATGCGGAAGCAGATGCAGAAAATGATGTGCTTGGTTCAGTAAAG TCTGTGGAATGGGTTGATGAACCAGTGGACGAGGAAGGAAAAATTGAATCAACTCTTGTTATCATAGACGATGTTTCAGCGCCTAGCTCTGAGAAAAAGGAGGAGGTCAGTGTTGCAGAAGAAAGTGAATGGGATAGGCTTCTGCGTGTGAG GTGGGAAAAATATCAGAATGAAGAGGAAGCTTCTCTTGGTAGAGGGAAACGTCTCAGAAAAGCTGTTTCTTACAGGGAAGCCTTTGCATCTCATCCCAATGAAACTTTAAATGAG ACCGGTGCTGAGGATACCCGAGAACCAGAACCAGAGCCTGAAAGAGAGTACACACCTGCAGGACGTGTTTTCAAGGCAAAGTA TGCTAGGCTTCGTGCTCGGCAAAAGAATCGACTTGCTCAGAGAAAAGCACTTGAAGaactttcttttgttggtgGTCCTCCCAAATCTGAATTGCATTCTGAGTGCCCTCCATATAATTTGGAAGAGAAGGAAGGAGCTTCAAGGTCCGTTAAACCTTATGGAGAAGAAGCTACATCATTTGATTTGGAAAATACAAAGTCGAGTGAATTGGAGGTTCGAAATAGTTGTACTGGCACTTCTCAAAAGGCTGGAAAGCTATTGAAACTTAAAATCGACGATTATCACAACTCATCCGTTAAAATCCATGGCAATACCTCTTTGAATGTGGTTTCTGGTCAGAGTATGGGTGCAAATTTATCAAATTCAGCTGCTGCTGTTCTGGGACTTTGTGCACCAAATGCTTGTCAACCAGAGTCAACTTACAGAAACATTTCGAGGTTAAGAGAAAATAGACAAGGATACCAGTCAGACTTTCTTTCAAGCAAATCTGCATGCTCTGGGACTTTTATAAAGAAAGACGGAATGGGACTTGAGACAGCAACAGGCAAATTAAAACTTCCTGAAGCATCATCAGAGTTCACACCTCATTATCTGAAGAATCGTTTTCATGACAATTACTTCCCATTGCCTATG TGTCCCCCGCCATTCTTGCAACAGAAATTTCCAGATGGTTTAGAGAGCTCAAGCGCCAGTCCAGCTGATTTTTTGGAGAAATTGGGATTGCCCAAATTGCCTTTCAATGATAAAATGATGTCAACATTTCCACTTCCCCCCAAAACCTTGCAGAGCACAGCACCTGACTTCTTAGGCAACTTGTCTCTTGGAGGAAGGGACGATTCTGCAAACGTGCATCCACCTGCCACAGTGCCATTcttgccaaattcaaaattaccTTTGCATGACTTCCCTTATTCCAATCCGCAAGAATTAGATATGTTACCCACACTAAGTCTGGGACACAAGCCAAATGCATATCCTTCAATTCCTGAAAATCACCGGAAGGTTCTTGAGAATATAGCTATGAGGACTGCAGCAGGAACAAGCAACTTACTTAAAAGAACGTCAAAAACAGATGGATGGTCAGAAGACGAACTTGATTCCCTTTGGATAGGTGTTCGCAGATATGGGCGTGGTAACTGGGACGCCATGCGTAGGGATCCGAGACTCAAATTCTCGAAGTACAAATCTCCAAATGATTTGGCCTCAAGATGGGAGGCAGAGCAACAAAAGATATTGGATGCTTCTCCTGGCACGAGATCTATGAAGCACGCAAAATCACACATGGCTGCACATTTCCCAAGCTTTTCTGATGGGATGATGGCGCGTGCTATGCATGGAAGTAGGTTAGCTGGGCCCATAAAATTTCAAAGCCATTTGACAGACATGAAATTGGGCTTCGGTGATTTTTTAGCAAATTTCCGTCCATTTGAACCTTCTAATTATCCTGGTTTCGTTGATGAAAATCATGCTCCTTTTCAGACTTTGGGCGCTGGAACATTTTCAGCCAGGTTCCGTGGAGACCCATCCACCATTCTTTCTGATGTTCATGGTACTTCACCAAATGTACACATGGAGTCACAAGGGCCTCATAGTGCCTTTGGGCCCGGTAATCCTACTGCATTGGGTTTCAACTCCTCAAATGGGTATGCTATACGGTCCGAGGATGAATTAGATGTACATGCACATCAAAAGCTTCGTTGCCAACTGGATAGCTCAGTAAAAGCTCCTCATGATCCCAACAAAGATGCTTGTAGTAGTGAGCCAGGTTCCACTTTGTTCTGTCATTCAAACAATGGGTCAAATCTTTCTAGTTTTAAAGGGAAAGAAGTGGCAACAGATAGTAGTTCTTCGAAGGACAGGCTACCGCATTGGCTCCGTGACGCTGTTGGAGCTCCTTCCAAAACTCCGGATGGTAAACTTCCACCTACGGTATCTGCAATAGCAGAATCAGTTCGTTTGCTTTATGCTGAAGAGAAACCTTCCATCCCACCATTTGTTGCTCCCGGACCACCTCCTTCTCAACCGGAAGATCCTCGGAAGAGtttgaagaaaaagaagaagcgaAGACATCACATGCTTGGGCTAATTCCGACTGAGATTGCTGGAAGTAGCCAGGACTTCCATGAAAGATCCGCTGGCGATTGTCTTGCCTCAAAATCAGCCCCTATCCAGTCATCATTGCCAACGCTTCCTTCAAATGTGGAGTTTACGAATCCTTCATCAGCTTTACTTTTGGACTCCATTGGAAAAACAAGTTGTGGATTGACCCCTTTTCCTGAAAAACTGCAGCCAGTAGCATCTTGTGGAACCCCAGGTCCATGTGTGCCCCAGAACTCGTGTGTTGAGCCTACAAACTCGTCATCGTTACTTTTGGACCCCATTGGAAATGTAAGTAGTGAATTGACCCCCTCTTCTGAAGTACTGCAACCAGTCGCATCTTGTGGAAATCCTGGTTCGTGTGTGCCTCAGAACTCGTGTGTGGATCCTAGAAACCATTCGCCACCTTTACTTTCGCAGCCCATTGGAAAAGCAAGTTGTGGAGTGGCCCCTTCTCCCGAAGTATTGCAGCTAGTAGCAAGTCCAGGTTCATGTGTGCTTCCAAACTCGTGTGTGACTCTAGTTTTGGATCCCATTGAAAAAACTAGTTGTGGGCCCTCACCTGAAGTTCTGCAGCTAGTAGCATCTTGTGGAGCTCCAAGTCCATGTGTGCCTCAGAACCCGTGTTTGGATCAAGAAGAAACTAAAGATGCAATGGTAAAATCTCCAGGTACTCGGAACCCGTGTTTGGCCTCCTCTGCATATCTTGACAATAAACAGCATCAGCCCCAAGAACTGAATCAAGAAGAGATTACACATGCAGCAGTAAATTCTCCAGGTACTCAGAACCCGTGTTTGTCCTCGGATTTTCTCGACAATAAACAGCATCATCCCCATGAACTTTATCAAGAAGGAAGTAAAGATGCAATGGCAAATTCCCAACCTGGAGTGACGGCTGACCATTCTGGAGATTTTGGTAAAACTCAGTCTGACCTTCCCCGTGTCAATGAACCAGAGGGTGGCGATGTTTGTGGTGATGTATCATCCGAGAAAACTGTGTCAAATCAGACGTGA